A genomic stretch from Mesomycoplasma neurolyticum includes:
- a CDS encoding ATP-binding cassette domain-containing protein: MNIDNENKNKEIIKKIKDSADERFRTKNLINAIEVKDLVVDFGETIAINNVNFEVKKGELVTLLGPSGCGKTTILNSIAGLLTPTSGQIIFEGIDVTKVAPKDRKIGLVFQNYALYPHLNSYDNIAFPLTNDKTWKISVQEKSLISFHKAKSLVYSVNGASKDELDEYDNLLYNYLDVYKQLEIEINNINSNLYKLLNYLKAQLELLPLHKQAAFKKESNKVIQSLKKATSQKEKTDTRLEYKKNYNKIKNKFKKQKEFLKEQIVIEKNRIKNSRELADLKEKKKSLKTLHKFTKKEYYAYDKKLKSKYNLKLSKLSEEQLSKYNELIANNKSVSKSIEERVLEVSSKVEISKQLNKKPSKLSGGQQQRVAIARGIVREPKILLMDEPLSNLDAKLRVQTREWIKRFQKALGTTTIFVTHDQEEAMSISDKIICMSNGIIQQIGTPSDLYNKPTNEFVAKFLGVPEMSIFDAEIKNNQVFATNGILIKTLQKPLNSNKIRYGIRSEHIVEDDNGKFEGKIINVEFLGKEIFAKLKVENIGVFNAFLRKRENYFENDIIRFNLVSKKIHFFDVDTKERIDI; encoded by the coding sequence ATGAATATTGATAATGAAAATAAAAATAAAGAAATAATCAAAAAAATAAAAGATTCAGCAGATGAAAGATTTAGAACTAAAAATTTAATCAACGCAATCGAAGTTAAAGATTTAGTTGTTGATTTTGGTGAAACTATTGCAATTAATAATGTTAATTTTGAAGTGAAAAAGGGTGAATTAGTTACATTACTTGGACCAAGTGGATGTGGGAAAACAACAATTTTAAATTCAATTGCAGGGTTATTAACACCAACTAGTGGGCAAATTATTTTTGAAGGAATTGATGTTACAAAAGTAGCACCTAAAGATCGTAAAATTGGTCTTGTGTTTCAAAATTATGCTTTATACCCTCATTTAAATTCTTATGATAATATCGCTTTTCCTTTAACAAATGACAAAACATGAAAAATTAGCGTTCAAGAAAAATCATTGATAAGTTTTCATAAAGCAAAATCTTTAGTTTATAGTGTAAATGGTGCTAGTAAAGATGAATTAGATGAATATGATAATTTACTATACAATTATTTAGATGTCTATAAACAACTAGAAATTGAAATAAATAATATTAACTCTAATTTATATAAACTTTTAAATTATTTAAAAGCACAATTGGAACTTTTACCTTTGCACAAACAAGCTGCATTCAAAAAAGAGAGTAATAAAGTTATTCAATCTCTTAAAAAAGCTACTTCACAAAAAGAAAAAACAGATACTCGTTTGGAATACAAAAAAAACTATAACAAAATTAAAAACAAATTTAAAAAACAAAAAGAGTTTTTAAAAGAACAAATAGTCATTGAGAAAAATAGAATTAAAAATTCTAGAGAATTAGCAGATTTGAAAGAAAAGAAAAAAAGTTTAAAAACACTACATAAATTTACAAAAAAAGAATATTATGCATATGATAAAAAACTAAAATCTAAATATAACCTTAAACTTTCAAAACTTTCAGAAGAACAATTATCTAAATACAATGAATTAATAGCTAATAATAAAAGCGTTTCAAAATCTATTGAAGAAAGAGTTTTAGAAGTTTCTTCTAAAGTTGAAATTTCAAAACAACTTAACAAAAAACCAAGCAAACTTTCTGGTGGGCAACAACAAAGAGTTGCTATTGCTAGAGGAATTGTTAGAGAACCTAAAATTTTATTAATGGATGAACCATTAAGTAATCTAGATGCTAAACTCAGAGTTCAAACTCGTGAATGAATTAAGCGTTTTCAAAAAGCATTAGGAACTACAACTATTTTTGTTACACACGACCAAGAAGAAGCTATGTCAATTTCTGATAAAATTATTTGCATGTCTAATGGAATTATACAGCAAATCGGTACTCCTAGTGACCTTTATAACAAACCTACAAATGAATTTGTAGCTAAATTCTTAGGTGTGCCTGAAATGTCAATATTTGATGCTGAGATTAAAAATAATCAAGTTTTTGCTACAAATGGTATCCTCATTAAAACACTTCAAAAACCTTTAAATTCAAATAAAATTCGTTATGGAATTCGTTCTGAACACATTGTTGAAGATGACAATGGAAAATTTGAGGGCAAAATTATTAATGTTGAATTTTTAGGAAAAGAAATTTTTGCTAAATTAAAAGTCGAAAACATCGGTGTATTTAATGCTTTTTTAAGAAAAAGAGAAAATTATTTTGAAAACGACATTATTAGATTTAATCTTGTAAGTAAAAAAATACATTTTTTTGATGTAGATACAAAGGAAAGAATAGATATTTAA
- a CDS encoding substrate-specific component FolT of folate ECF transporter, with protein MKLWNSRNIAFVAVFISISTIMLLLGIRLFPIAVLPSLRFSIIGLPIKITGFIFGPIIGLLTGFLADLISFWFAPTTFSYFYTIALSLTGFIPGLIAKLFLNFIKNQINEKILERKIKIKKQKISFKIEKLIESKIGMPESKIILINKKISKLKIKKEKYGPEVIERNLKNLYLSICITIIMVLFFIIFILIYKSDNQVFDGISKKIKFFKNKYIFLAFIFAGTASMLVFITIARFLKFFQKKNRFSTMVPIIVFSAILEPLTTVILSMGDVQSKQFDSYELALVSHFTLSPIKIWINLFVIYLTSLVVLPIVQNKTKNVY; from the coding sequence ATGAAATTATGAAATAGTCGTAATATTGCTTTTGTCGCAGTTTTTATATCAATTTCAACAATAATGCTTCTATTGGGTATTAGACTTTTTCCAATTGCTGTTTTGCCATCACTAAGGTTTTCAATAATAGGTCTACCTATTAAAATAACAGGTTTTATTTTTGGACCAATTATTGGCTTGTTAACAGGTTTTTTAGCAGATTTAATAAGTTTTTGATTTGCTCCAACAACTTTTTCATATTTTTACACAATAGCTCTTTCATTAACAGGGTTTATCCCTGGTTTGATTGCTAAATTATTTTTAAATTTTATTAAAAATCAAATTAATGAAAAAATTTTAGAGAGAAAAATTAAAATTAAAAAACAAAAAATATCTTTTAAAATCGAAAAATTAATAGAATCTAAAATTGGAATGCCAGAATCTAAAATTATTTTAATTAACAAAAAAATATCAAAACTTAAAATAAAAAAAGAAAAATATGGACCTGAAGTTATTGAAAGAAATCTTAAAAATCTCTATCTTAGTATTTGTATTACAATTATAATGGTTTTATTTTTTATAATTTTTATTTTAATTTATAAAAGTGATAATCAAGTTTTTGATGGAATTTCTAAAAAAATTAAATTTTTCAAAAATAAATATATTTTCTTAGCATTTATATTCGCGGGAACTGCAAGTATGCTTGTTTTTATTACAATAGCAAGATTTTTAAAATTTTTCCAGAAAAAAAATAGATTTTCAACAATGGTACCTATTATAGTTTTTTCAGCTATTTTAGAGCCTTTAACAACTGTAATTCTTTCTATGGGTGATGTTCAATCTAAACAGTTTGATAGTTATGAACTTGCACTTGTTAGTCATTTTACTCTTTCACCAATAAAAATTTGGATAAATTTATTTGTTATATATTTAACAAGTCTTGTTGTTCTACCAATTGTTCAAAACAAAACAAAAAATGTTTATTAA
- a CDS encoding carbohydrate ABC transporter permease encodes MFWIKLKIQNLFSNYIAKRKTEKILEEVKDTSKVNIFLSLLFKALVLITFGFIIFVPFYIMVIIAVAPDSQANDVLPIVYPKSVNVDSFNRALSDDYWPALGWTTLITFVSVIVKIFFSATFGYAFSLKKWRFKKLSWIFFLSILILPEVALLIGQYRTIIILEWEREPVWLALALMMPFAASVFSGYMFRNAFEAIPDRIKEASMVDGCSGIKYFFKIALPMITPTIWTVGILTAFAAWNSFLWPLLLLLGKDSPIKLINIYLLDVGINPDHDSPIGTFKNVKMAGAILAILPMFIAYFLFRKRILNAISRQGSTIKG; translated from the coding sequence ATGTTCTGAATAAAATTAAAAATTCAAAATTTGTTTTCTAACTATATAGCAAAGAGAAAAACAGAAAAAATACTTGAAGAAGTTAAAGATACATCTAAAGTAAATATATTTTTATCTTTACTTTTTAAAGCATTGGTTTTAATTACTTTTGGTTTTATTATTTTTGTACCATTTTATATAATGGTAATAATAGCTGTTGCACCTGATAGCCAAGCTAATGATGTTTTACCTATTGTTTATCCAAAAAGTGTTAATGTCGATAGTTTTAATAGGGCTTTAAGCGATGATTATTGACCTGCTTTAGGTTGAACTACATTAATTACATTTGTTTCAGTTATTGTTAAAATATTTTTCTCTGCAACTTTTGGTTATGCTTTTTCATTAAAAAAATGAAGATTTAAAAAACTTTCATGAATATTCTTTTTATCTATATTAATACTTCCTGAAGTTGCATTATTAATTGGACAATATAGAACTATTATTATTTTAGAGTGAGAAAGAGAACCTGTTTGATTAGCGCTTGCTTTAATGATGCCTTTTGCTGCTTCTGTTTTTTCTGGTTATATGTTTAGAAACGCTTTTGAAGCAATACCAGATAGAATTAAAGAAGCATCAATGGTTGATGGTTGTTCAGGGATTAAATACTTTTTCAAAATAGCTCTTCCAATGATTACACCAACCATTTGAACTGTAGGTATTTTAACAGCTTTTGCTGCTTGAAATTCATTCTTATGACCATTATTATTATTATTAGGTAAAGACTCACCAATTAAATTAATTAATATTTATTTATTAGATGTCGGAATAAATCCTGATCACGATTCACCAATCGGTACATTTAAAAATGTTAAAATGGCTGGTGCTATTCTTGCTATATTACCAATGTTTATTGCTTACTTTTTATTTAGAAAAAGAATTTTAAATGCTATTTCAAGACAAGGTTCTACAATTAAGGGGTAA
- the rpmE gene encoding 50S ribosomal protein L31 has product MRKDIHPKYQQIQVTCSTCSSTFEFGSTVEKATIDVCSGCHAFYTGDRSKARATGRIERFNKRAAQAKK; this is encoded by the coding sequence ATGAGAAAAGATATTCATCCTAAATATCAACAAATTCAAGTTACTTGTTCAACTTGTTCAAGTACTTTTGAATTTGGTTCTACTGTTGAAAAGGCTACTATTGATGTTTGCTCTGGTTGTCATGCATTTTACACTGGAGATAGATCAAAAGCAAGAGCAACCGGAAGAATAGAAAGATTTAACAAAAGAGCAGCTCAAGCTAAAAAATAA
- a CDS encoding carbohydrate ABC transporter permease: protein MNLSEKIYIYWLNKKNKTKSHNLGILHKKSFFLIPFSLLIPSLFIILLFTIFPFIYSIIKSFSYNSDINDASSIQVGFEAYKLVASDPIFQISVRNSLIYAILALPLSLTFSILISSVIASLHKKWVKGFWQTVFFLPYVTNAVAISLAFVYLFDHEVGIINNIFGIKTKWLASGEMDSYKPITIILSYGIWKNLAFQVLIITTAMLAVDKTLYKAATIDGASKLKQFFRITLPSINKTINFLITVGILGGIKVFPLAIFENQVTKAEGNGGMTIMLYIYKVVQSGNYDFAGAATVMLFSLGVVFSTVLKNTFKLIIYVSNKLGERNVLNKIKNSKFVF, encoded by the coding sequence ATGAATTTATCTGAAAAAATTTATATTTATTGATTAAACAAAAAAAATAAAACTAAATCACATAATTTAGGCATTTTACATAAAAAATCTTTTTTCTTAATTCCTTTTAGTTTATTAATACCTTCTTTATTTATTATTTTATTATTTACAATTTTTCCTTTTATTTATTCAATAATAAAATCTTTTAGTTATAACTCAGATATTAATGATGCAAGTTCTATCCAAGTTGGTTTTGAAGCATATAAATTAGTTGCTAGCGACCCTATATTTCAAATAAGTGTTCGTAATTCATTAATTTATGCAATATTAGCACTTCCTTTATCATTAACTTTTTCCATTTTAATTTCATCAGTAATTGCAAGTTTACATAAAAAATGAGTAAAAGGATTTTGACAAACTGTTTTTTTCTTACCTTATGTAACTAATGCCGTTGCTATTTCTCTGGCTTTTGTTTATCTTTTTGATCATGAAGTAGGGATTATAAACAATATTTTTGGTATTAAAACAAAATGATTGGCTAGTGGAGAAATGGATTCATATAAACCAATTACCATTATTTTAAGTTATGGTATTTGAAAAAATTTAGCTTTTCAAGTTTTAATTATTACAACTGCAATGTTAGCTGTTGATAAAACCTTGTATAAAGCTGCTACAATTGATGGAGCAAGCAAATTAAAACAATTTTTTAGAATTACTTTACCATCTATTAATAAAACAATTAACTTTTTAATTACAGTAGGAATTTTAGGCGGAATTAAAGTTTTCCCACTTGCGATTTTTGAAAACCAAGTAACTAAAGCAGAGGGTAATGGTGGTATGACAATTATGTTATATATTTACAAAGTTGTTCAAAGTGGAAATTATGACTTCGCAGGTGCTGCAACAGTTATGTTATTCTCTCTTGGGGTTGTTTTCTCAACTGTTTTAAAAAATACATTTAAATTAATTATTTATGTCTCAAATAAGTTAGGAGAAAGAAATGTTCTGAATAAAATTAAAAATTCAAAATTTGTTTTCTAA
- a CDS encoding P68 family surface lipoprotein: MVKKNFKKKMIISAMVLAGTTSVVSLMSCGGVKKYDQTLDNKLVIASTFSASSPSHEALELIIKKWNAHVKEEREKENGDKTLMEIEIRSIAGGYEALGKDLNTKIQAKSKTNLYNIMFNYPTVVANLNKYDMKLNLAGSTDDEKAVGLYDVIQNMYNEQLLSSNNAINDLDKSNDEKKMWLFPAAPSTEILSINGSVFAYILETSVKDGEATIKKEDAEFFKNIKEKGENDSRRIKEIWGKYVSSEKGLKGHEFKKSDFESYEGLFELSNKIKNSYPQASEGKFEEKAENVLGLDAMANTVYAMMASYANKDLYDLFYNKETKKFYTGLKEDAKNLTNEIDKEANKNFEKVFNQVISMLKEGTLFIKTGSDYSSNKFKNHRILFQISSSTGYKHNHVAKGTKQYKYTVHENNEDIESSSGAELKTIMKIEKPTQAGVDAGIIFVLRGDKYNNYVYSEKLTKEKGIGILGSSYSYLIGQEYEKQLKELLKYDSKKEGEQFDFSLSTDSELNSFVKKYLNGFENKEDSKKSIAKRDWAQNKILLIDKNDKLALISNEFINPTKDKEKELRIVEETISDEKTLQESELITLRVPLYAAKGDVNKEEIKKTFTLQGPSVFAMHSNKEENLATLKFLKWFLTEEIDWEAEKDKYSEDSKKETKKDKKDKKEDGKDYPNDYRYFVEKEDFSMRFSSKSDANTQKFYFNNASKTLKKDVEYTIVFTKIDDNSKTRTASAKNKEVSGQGYGFEFEFKDDNKLEDGKYKITSFKEKGNDTELLNTLDPKAKEEIIANFSEAKKEDFGTEIRLSSRSTKDEQTLYVQNVKDLEINKEYVITVKNKADSTKTKSATAKYEVSKDEKKKGNKADFKFKDKDKLEDGKYEIISLKLKDSEENLLDSKIYLSSKFTNFKFSEKNFEPKEPTKDKTYLYANGFKEYENETEEFELTLEKDNVTKTSKSKFKESGKNKFKSLGFEFKGENALTNGEWKVKTFKKGTEDITSTLSETAKTFDISIKIEEEKSYDPSVSFNRTKTDKDKQTIYVNNIVGLIKDKEYTFTLTDKADKTKTKTASGKNSFVNNKIGYGITLEFKDANKLEDARYEITSITEKGKKENLLGKSVKLSDDLKNIKFSAKGFNPNNATKNSVDIYANGFKEYEDATEEFELTLEKDNETKTAKAKYNKKTLKFVFEGKNALTNGEWRVKTFKKGTEDVTNTLTKDIEKSIDIKIKEKEVVKKTALNYFIEKSGYIALQKNKELKGTTPFANEGAKLFQDALDKSNEYRWNSDPTEVRADTFRKSIDSSYANLRNRMDTAIQEKNTSDIEKESKFSEFIKKLKIALGASFKK, encoded by the coding sequence ATGGTAAAAAAAAATTTTAAAAAGAAAATGATAATAAGTGCTATGGTTTTGGCAGGTACTACTTCAGTAGTTAGTTTAATGTCATGTGGTGGTGTCAAAAAATATGATCAAACTCTTGACAATAAACTTGTTATTGCAAGTACTTTTAGCGCTAGTTCTCCAAGTCATGAAGCATTAGAGTTGATAATTAAAAAATGAAATGCTCATGTTAAAGAAGAAAGAGAAAAAGAAAATGGTGATAAAACCTTAATGGAAATAGAAATCCGTTCAATAGCAGGTGGATACGAGGCATTAGGTAAAGATTTAAATACAAAAATTCAAGCTAAATCTAAAACCAATTTATACAACATTATGTTTAATTATCCAACAGTTGTTGCTAACTTGAATAAATATGATATGAAGCTTAATTTAGCTGGTTCAACTGATGATGAAAAAGCAGTTGGATTATATGATGTAATTCAAAACATGTATAATGAACAATTACTTTCATCTAACAATGCAATAAATGATTTAGATAAAAGTAATGATGAGAAAAAAATGTGATTATTCCCAGCAGCTCCATCAACAGAAATTTTGTCTATTAATGGTTCAGTTTTCGCATATATCTTAGAAACTTCAGTTAAAGATGGTGAAGCTACTATCAAAAAAGAAGACGCTGAATTTTTTAAAAATATTAAAGAAAAAGGTGAAAATGATAGTAGAAGGATCAAAGAAATTTGAGGAAAATATGTTTCTAGTGAAAAAGGACTAAAAGGTCATGAATTTAAAAAATCTGACTTTGAATCATATGAAGGACTTTTCGAACTTTCAAATAAAATTAAAAATAGTTATCCACAAGCTAGTGAAGGTAAGTTTGAAGAAAAAGCTGAAAATGTTTTAGGTCTAGATGCTATGGCAAATACTGTTTATGCCATGATGGCTTCATATGCAAATAAAGATTTATATGACTTATTTTATAACAAAGAAACTAAAAAATTCTATACTGGTCTAAAAGAGGATGCTAAAAATCTTACAAATGAAATAGATAAAGAAGCAAATAAAAACTTTGAAAAAGTATTTAACCAAGTTATTAGTATGTTAAAAGAAGGGACTTTATTTATAAAAACAGGTTCTGATTATTCATCAAATAAATTTAAAAATCATAGAATTTTATTTCAAATAAGTTCTTCAACAGGATACAAACACAATCATGTTGCAAAAGGAACTAAACAATACAAATATACAGTTCATGAAAATAATGAGGATATTGAGTCTTCCTCTGGTGCTGAATTAAAAACTATTATGAAAATCGAAAAACCAACTCAAGCTGGTGTTGATGCAGGAATTATTTTTGTTTTAAGAGGTGATAAATATAACAACTATGTTTATAGCGAAAAATTAACAAAAGAAAAAGGAATTGGAATTTTAGGAAGTTCATATAGTTATTTAATTGGACAAGAATATGAAAAGCAATTAAAAGAATTGTTGAAATATGATTCTAAAAAAGAAGGCGAACAATTTGATTTTTCATTAAGTACAGATTCTGAACTTAATAGTTTTGTTAAAAAATACTTAAATGGCTTTGAAAACAAAGAAGATTCTAAAAAATCTATTGCCAAAAGAGATTGAGCACAAAACAAAATTCTTTTAATAGATAAAAATGACAAGCTTGCATTAATTAGTAATGAATTTATTAATCCTACAAAAGATAAAGAAAAAGAACTTAGAATTGTAGAAGAAACTATATCTGACGAAAAAACACTTCAAGAAAGCGAACTTATTACTTTAAGAGTTCCACTATATGCTGCAAAAGGTGATGTAAATAAAGAAGAAATTAAAAAAACATTCACTTTACAAGGGCCAAGTGTTTTTGCAATGCACTCAAATAAAGAGGAAAATCTTGCTACATTAAAATTCTTAAAATGATTCTTAACCGAAGAAATTGATTGAGAAGCAGAAAAAGATAAATATAGCGAAGACAGTAAAAAAGAAACTAAAAAAGATAAAAAAGATAAAAAAGAAGATGGTAAAGATTATCCAAACGATTATAGATACTTTGTTGAAAAAGAAGATTTTTCAATGAGATTTTCAAGCAAATCAGATGCTAACACACAAAAATTCTATTTTAATAATGCATCTAAAACATTGAAAAAAGATGTTGAATATACAATTGTCTTTACAAAAATAGATGATAATTCAAAAACTAGAACAGCTAGTGCCAAAAACAAAGAAGTTTCTGGTCAAGGTTATGGATTTGAATTTGAATTTAAAGATGATAACAAACTTGAAGATGGAAAATACAAAATTACTTCATTCAAAGAAAAAGGTAATGACACAGAATTATTAAATACATTAGATCCTAAAGCAAAAGAGGAAATTATTGCTAATTTTTCAGAAGCAAAAAAAGAAGATTTTGGAACTGAAATTAGGCTTTCTTCTAGATCTACTAAAGATGAACAAACTTTATATGTTCAAAATGTAAAAGATTTAGAAATAAACAAAGAATATGTTATTACTGTTAAAAATAAAGCTGATAGTACAAAAACTAAAAGCGCTACAGCAAAATATGAAGTAAGTAAGGATGAAAAGAAAAAAGGAAATAAAGCAGATTTCAAATTCAAAGATAAAGACAAGCTTGAAGATGGAAAATATGAAATTATTTCATTAAAATTAAAAGATTCTGAAGAAAATTTATTAGACAGCAAGATTTATTTAAGTAGTAAATTTACAAACTTTAAATTTAGTGAAAAAAACTTTGAACCAAAAGAGCCAACAAAAGATAAAACATACCTTTATGCAAATGGATTTAAAGAGTATGAAAATGAAACTGAAGAATTTGAATTAACTCTTGAAAAAGATAATGTAACTAAAACATCTAAATCTAAATTTAAAGAATCTGGAAAAAATAAATTTAAATCTTTAGGATTTGAATTTAAAGGTGAAAATGCTTTAACAAATGGTGAATGAAAAGTTAAAACATTTAAAAAAGGCACAGAAGACATAACCAGCACTTTAAGTGAAACCGCAAAAACTTTTGATATTAGTATTAAAATAGAAGAAGAAAAATCATATGATCCAAGTGTATCTTTTAACCGTACAAAAACAGATAAAGATAAACAAACAATATATGTTAATAATATTGTTGGTCTAATCAAAGACAAAGAATATACTTTTACTTTAACAGATAAAGCAGATAAAACAAAAACCAAAACTGCAAGTGGTAAAAACAGTTTTGTTAATAATAAAATTGGATATGGTATAACTTTAGAATTCAAAGATGCTAACAAACTTGAAGATGCAAGATATGAAATTACATCAATAACTGAAAAAGGTAAAAAAGAAAACTTATTAGGAAAATCAGTTAAATTGAGTGATGATCTTAAAAACATTAAATTTAGTGCAAAAGGTTTCAACCCAAACAATGCAACAAAAAATTCAGTTGATATTTATGCAAATGGATTTAAAGAGTATGAAGATGCAACTGAAGAATTTGAATTAACTCTTGAAAAAGATAATGAAACAAAAACAGCGAAAGCTAAATATAATAAAAAGACTTTAAAATTTGTCTTCGAAGGTAAAAATGCTTTAACAAATGGTGAATGAAGAGTTAAAACATTTAAAAAAGGTACAGAAGATGTTACAAATACATTAACAAAAGACATTGAAAAATCTATTGATATTAAGATTAAAGAGAAAGAAGTTGTTAAAAAAACAGCTCTAAATTACTTTATTGAAAAATCAGGATACATTGCATTACAAAAAAATAAAGAGTTAAAAGGAACTACTCCTTTTGCTAATGAAGGAGCTAAATTATTCCAAGATGCTCTTGATAAAAGTAATGAGTATAGATGAAACTCTGATCCAACAGAAGTTCGTGCTGATACATTTAGAAAAAGTATTGATTCAAGCTATGCTAATTTAAGAAATAGAATGGATACTGCTATCCAAGAAAAAAATACAAGCGATATTGAAAAAGAATCTAAATTTAGTGAATTTATCAAGAAACTAAAAATTGCATTAGGGGCATCATTTAAAAAATAA
- a CDS encoding thermonuclease family protein has product MKKIYIPLIVSLPITTIAFVSCQSYKSIPETKFDIEKIKGISAIKATISKWTDGDTAEIEFSENKNFASPGLKKNIRIEFIDTPEMGIKSDGNYKKTEGIEREWAEKVTEYAKEILPKGKELLYVFSGTKPIGSYNRIVGSFYYKDDSGKWINYSTEIIAAGLSIPTYDTESFGDDSKIGFYEAPKAWKAFNEAWKNQRGFYKGIKYLDYESLLKKLESIYGKHGAAGIEFMRDEFYNKYMYVYNSLKSDKTDE; this is encoded by the coding sequence ATGAAAAAAATTTATATTCCTTTAATTGTTAGTTTACCAATAACAACAATTGCATTTGTTTCATGCCAAAGTTATAAGAGTATTCCTGAGACTAAATTTGATATTGAAAAAATTAAAGGTATAAGCGCAATTAAAGCTACTATTTCTAAATGAACTGATGGTGATACTGCGGAAATAGAATTTAGTGAAAATAAAAATTTTGCAAGTCCTGGCCTTAAGAAAAACATAAGAATTGAATTTATAGATACACCTGAAATGGGTATAAAGTCAGATGGTAATTATAAAAAAACAGAGGGTATTGAAAGAGAATGAGCTGAAAAAGTAACCGAATATGCAAAAGAGATTCTGCCTAAGGGCAAAGAATTGCTTTATGTTTTTTCTGGTACAAAACCTATTGGAAGTTATAATAGAATAGTGGGTTCATTTTATTATAAAGATGATAGTGGAAAGTGAATTAATTATTCAACTGAAATAATAGCTGCTGGTTTATCTATCCCAACATACGACACAGAAAGCTTTGGAGATGACTCAAAGATTGGTTTTTATGAAGCTCCAAAAGCTTGAAAAGCTTTTAATGAAGCATGAAAAAATCAAAGAGGTTTTTATAAAGGTATAAAATACCTTGATTATGAATCATTGCTAAAAAAACTAGAAAGTATTTATGGAAAACATGGCGCAGCTGGCATTGAGTTTATGAGAGATGAATTTTATAACAAATATATGTATGTTTATAATAGCTTAAAATCTGATAAAACAGATGAATAA
- a CDS encoding alpha/beta fold hydrolase, protein MNKSTLKILNEDVYYVYEDTGKPKVLFLHGFNSSYSFATQVYNLKNRNYDVVSLDFPGCGKSTNNETITIERYQQIAAEFVKILGFEIELVIGHSLGGAMALYLLNNNLAKYALLAAPINYQLLNPLYLKDNLKGITTKIKQWLLPENFEQAFESQDNLVYSNVNKYKDNLKKISDVFLALTKSKKAIFSDIVTKQITNKEYLKKEIFNLYNKNQNYEFIIGMNDMFVTASSIFEIAKAQNKNLTIISNCGHALFFEKPIDINNKINFLVQKNNH, encoded by the coding sequence GTGAATAAAAGCACTTTAAAAATATTAAACGAAGATGTTTATTATGTTTATGAAGATACAGGAAAACCTAAAGTTTTATTTTTACATGGTTTTAATTCTTCATATAGTTTTGCAACTCAAGTTTATAATTTAAAAAATAGAAATTACGATGTTGTTAGTTTGGACTTCCCAGGTTGTGGTAAAAGTACTAACAATGAAACAATAACTATAGAAAGATATCAACAAATTGCAGCAGAATTTGTCAAAATTTTAGGTTTTGAGATTGAATTAGTTATAGGTCATTCTTTGGGTGGGGCAATGGCTTTATATTTACTTAACAACAATTTAGCAAAATATGCATTATTAGCAGCCCCAATAAATTATCAGTTATTAAATCCCTTATATTTAAAAGATAATTTAAAAGGCATAACAACTAAAATTAAACAATGATTATTGCCTGAAAATTTTGAGCAAGCATTTGAAAGTCAAGATAATTTAGTTTATTCAAATGTTAATAAATATAAAGATAATCTTAAAAAAATATCTGATGTTTTTTTAGCTCTTACTAAAAGCAAAAAAGCAATTTTTAGTGATATTGTCACTAAGCAAATCACTAATAAAGAATATTTAAAAAAAGAAATCTTTAACCTTTATAATAAAAATCAAAATTATGAATTTATTATAGGTATGAATGATATGTTTGTAACAGCTTCATCCATTTTTGAAATAGCAAAAGCCCAAAATAAAAATTTAACAATTATCTCTAATTGTGGTCACGCATTATTTTTTGAAAAACCAATTGATATAAATAATAAAATTAATTTTTTAGTTCAAAAAAATAACCACTAA